The Lysinibacillus pakistanensis genome includes a window with the following:
- a CDS encoding nitroreductase family protein: protein MTIIEALKNRRAIRNYTTQPVEKEKIEQILQAATYAPNDRMREPWHFYIIQGDAMKRYEEMANAYLLERFPTKPNLVESSLKVVQTTPVAVVVTADIVEDDADATEDNVFAVCSAIMSMWLAAEELGLGFVWRTRGVGLVHDERMHNFIGAGQTQKVVGTIFIGYPEEQELKDKKRTPFEEKTTWL, encoded by the coding sequence ATGACTATAATAGAGGCATTAAAAAATCGTCGAGCAATTCGTAATTATACAACACAGCCAGTTGAGAAAGAGAAAATTGAACAAATTTTACAAGCAGCCACTTATGCACCAAACGACCGTATGCGTGAGCCCTGGCATTTTTATATCATTCAAGGTGATGCAATGAAACGTTATGAGGAAATGGCAAATGCTTATTTACTAGAACGCTTTCCAACTAAGCCAAATTTGGTAGAAAGCTCATTGAAAGTTGTGCAAACGACACCTGTTGCCGTTGTGGTGACAGCAGATATTGTGGAAGATGATGCTGATGCAACTGAAGATAACGTCTTTGCTGTTTGTAGTGCAATTATGTCCATGTGGCTTGCTGCAGAGGAGCTAGGACTTGGCTTTGTCTGGCGTACACGTGGTGTGGGGCTTGTTCATGATGAAAGAATGCATAACTTTATTGGAGCAGGTCAAACGCAAAAAGTAGTAGGTACTATTTTTATAGGCTATCCAGAGGAGCAGGAGCTTAAAGACAAGAAGCGTACCCCATTTGAGGAAAAAACAACATGGCTTTAA
- a CDS encoding cobyric acid synthase: MPAKSIMIQGTASDVGKSMICTALCRIFSDDGLKVVPFKSQNMALNSFVTQDGGEIGRAQGVQAEAARVVATTDMNPILLKPKQDMVSEVIVHGKHFLNMDAKSYRNQFVQEAMPIVEKSVRTLQNTYDVIVLEGAGSPAEINLKDRDIANMRMAHLADAAVVLVADIDRGGVFASIVGTLALLDEAERARVKGLIINKFRGLRELLDDGIEWVERETGIPVLGVVPYVDVNIEAEDSLALSALRFKKPKPGEFAIDVAMIRLPRISNFTDVDPFFDEPEVGVRLIGNVQELGTPDLLILPGTKNTMDDLVWLKEQGFDQAIANLRQQGTKIIGICGGFQMLGETLLDPEAVEGSGDSALGLALLPMETVFVGDKKTVQMTGTRGQDTFSGYEIHLGRTRILRDEVSPFLQLADGRVDGAVSADEQVIGTYFHGLFHNRHFTRQLINDLRIKKGLPALASDVKSDAERREDAYNMLAKHVRANLDIKKIYEIMNIEVSV; encoded by the coding sequence ATGCCAGCAAAATCAATCATGATTCAAGGGACAGCTTCTGATGTAGGAAAAAGTATGATTTGTACTGCGTTATGCCGTATTTTCTCAGATGATGGGCTAAAGGTAGTACCCTTTAAATCACAAAATATGGCACTTAATTCATTTGTGACGCAAGATGGTGGCGAAATAGGTCGTGCTCAGGGAGTACAGGCCGAGGCAGCACGGGTTGTTGCTACGACAGATATGAATCCTATTTTGCTAAAACCGAAGCAGGATATGGTATCTGAAGTCATTGTGCATGGTAAGCATTTTTTAAATATGGATGCCAAAAGCTACCGCAATCAATTTGTTCAGGAAGCAATGCCCATCGTAGAAAAATCTGTAAGAACTTTGCAAAATACATATGATGTCATTGTACTTGAAGGAGCCGGCAGTCCTGCAGAAATCAATTTAAAAGATCGTGATATTGCAAATATGCGAATGGCCCATTTAGCAGATGCAGCAGTTGTGCTAGTTGCAGATATTGATCGGGGTGGCGTCTTTGCATCGATAGTAGGGACACTCGCATTGCTTGATGAGGCAGAGCGCGCACGTGTGAAGGGACTTATCATTAATAAATTTAGAGGCTTGCGAGAATTACTCGATGATGGTATTGAATGGGTAGAACGTGAAACGGGCATCCCTGTATTGGGTGTTGTGCCATATGTCGATGTCAATATTGAAGCGGAGGATTCCCTCGCATTATCTGCTCTGCGCTTTAAAAAGCCTAAACCTGGAGAGTTCGCCATTGATGTAGCAATGATTCGTTTGCCGCGTATTTCAAATTTTACAGATGTAGACCCATTTTTTGATGAGCCAGAGGTCGGAGTTCGTTTAATTGGTAACGTTCAAGAGCTAGGGACGCCTGATTTACTGATACTACCTGGGACAAAAAATACGATGGATGATTTAGTTTGGTTAAAGGAACAGGGCTTCGACCAAGCAATCGCTAACTTACGCCAGCAAGGAACAAAAATTATTGGCATATGTGGTGGCTTTCAAATGCTTGGGGAAACATTATTAGATCCAGAGGCTGTAGAAGGAAGCGGAGATTCAGCGTTGGGGCTAGCATTATTGCCAATGGAAACAGTTTTCGTTGGAGATAAAAAAACGGTGCAAATGACTGGAACAAGAGGTCAGGATACATTTTCTGGCTATGAGATTCATCTTGGACGAACAAGGATTTTGCGTGATGAAGTGTCACCATTTTTACAATTAGCCGATGGGCGAGTAGATGGTGCAGTAAGTGCTGATGAGCAAGTAATAGGTACGTATTTTCATGGACTATTCCATAACCGTCACTTTACACGGCAGCTTATCAATGATTTGCGTATAAAAAAAGGGCTACCTGCTTTAGCAAGTGATGTTAAAAGTGATGCAGAGCGTCGGGAAGATGCCTATAATATGCTCGCTAAGCATGTTCGTGCGAATCTCGATATAAAAAAAATATACGAAATCATGAATATAGAGGTATCCGTATGA
- the cobA gene encoding uroporphyrinogen-III C-methyltransferase encodes MKDGMVYLVGAGPGDPKLITVYGLECIQKADVIAYDRLVNPKLLEFAKKDAELVYCGKLPGKHHLIQDEIHTLLVEKAQEGKIVTRLKGGDPFVFGRGAEEAEVLKNHGIAYEIVPGITAGIAAPAYAGIPVTHRDFATSFALVTGHGREEKGQDFLNWSALATGIDTVAFYMSVGNIAYISRKLIEHGRKASTPVAVIEWGTTDQQRTITGQLDEIASIIEREGYHNPSMIIVGDVVNVREKIQWFEEQGLAFS; translated from the coding sequence ATGAAGGATGGAATGGTGTATTTAGTAGGGGCTGGACCAGGAGACCCCAAGCTTATTACAGTATATGGGCTTGAATGTATTCAGAAGGCAGATGTTATTGCCTATGATCGTCTTGTGAATCCTAAATTGCTAGAATTTGCGAAAAAGGATGCGGAGCTTGTGTACTGTGGTAAATTACCTGGCAAGCATCACCTTATTCAAGACGAGATTCATACATTACTTGTTGAAAAAGCGCAGGAGGGCAAAATTGTCACACGATTAAAGGGGGGAGACCCATTTGTTTTTGGTCGTGGTGCTGAGGAAGCCGAGGTATTAAAAAATCATGGGATTGCCTATGAAATCGTACCTGGCATAACAGCAGGAATTGCTGCCCCAGCATATGCAGGTATTCCTGTTACACATCGAGACTTTGCAACAAGCTTTGCACTCGTAACAGGTCATGGCCGTGAAGAAAAGGGACAAGACTTTTTAAACTGGTCTGCACTCGCAACAGGCATTGATACAGTAGCCTTTTATATGAGTGTTGGCAATATTGCCTATATCTCTAGAAAATTAATTGAGCATGGTCGAAAGGCATCTACCCCAGTTGCTGTCATTGAATGGGGCACAACAGATCAACAGCGTACCATTACAGGACAGCTTGATGAAATTGCTAGCATTATTGAACGAGAGGGCTATCATAACCCTTCTATGATTATTGTTGGTGATGTCGTTAATGTCCGAGAAAAAATTCAATGGTTTGAAGAGCAGGGACTTGCTTTTTCGTAG
- the cobI gene encoding precorrin-2 C(20)-methyltransferase, whose product MSNLGILYGLGVGPGDPELITVKAFRVIQESPVIAYPKKLRGSKSYAHRIVDVYINPEEKDMLGLVFPMTKNEAVLEREWTKSVELVYEKLKEGKDVAFVTEGDPLLYSTFIHMMKLMQDMHPEVEIRTVPGISSFNGSASRLGIALADGDDKVAIIPAHDDYNAMRDAIESHDAVVFIKVAKVIDLMLQVLRDLDLLDKASVVTKVTSDEEIIWDVRELDGVELEYLTLMVVRK is encoded by the coding sequence ATGAGTAATCTTGGTATTTTATATGGCTTGGGTGTAGGTCCTGGCGACCCAGAATTAATTACAGTGAAGGCATTTCGTGTTATCCAGGAATCTCCAGTTATTGCCTATCCAAAAAAGCTAAGAGGCAGTAAAAGCTATGCACATCGAATCGTGGATGTTTATATTAATCCAGAGGAAAAGGATATGCTAGGCCTAGTTTTTCCAATGACGAAGAATGAGGCTGTATTAGAGCGTGAATGGACAAAATCTGTTGAGCTTGTTTATGAAAAATTGAAAGAAGGCAAAGACGTCGCGTTTGTTACAGAGGGAGATCCTCTATTATATAGTACGTTTATTCATATGATGAAGCTAATGCAGGACATGCACCCGGAAGTTGAAATCCGTACAGTTCCAGGTATTTCTTCGTTTAATGGTTCTGCATCACGCTTAGGAATTGCACTTGCGGATGGGGATGACAAAGTTGCCATTATACCTGCCCATGATGACTATAACGCAATGCGTGACGCCATTGAAAGTCATGATGCAGTTGTGTTTATTAAAGTGGCAAAGGTTATTGACCTAATGCTACAGGTGCTACGTGATTTAGATTTACTTGATAAGGCTTCAGTTGTCACAAAGGTAACATCTGACGAGGAAATTATTTGGGATGTACGTGAGCTAGACGGTGTCGAGCTAGAATATTTAACATTAATGGTGGTGCGTAAATAA
- a CDS encoding precorrin-2 dehydrogenase/sirohydrochlorin ferrochelatase family protein yields the protein MTNYFPIHINIEYKTVVIVGGGHVATQKVTSLIPAKATIVVVSPTLDDSLLPLVEAGKITWREKEFEPRDLDDASLIIAATNDTSVNEAVQEAAQHWQLINRADAQAESDFITPATVRRGPLVLTVSTSGASPALARKIKADLEEQFDEIYDDYVCFLQQARLMIAAKFEKGQQRRSALQALLEPNLLEWTRRGEIDRREAYLQQLLMGEA from the coding sequence ATGACTAATTATTTTCCAATCCATATCAATATTGAATACAAAACCGTAGTAATTGTTGGAGGTGGACACGTAGCAACGCAGAAGGTAACATCTTTGATTCCAGCTAAAGCAACTATTGTTGTCGTGAGTCCAACACTAGATGACTCATTATTACCACTTGTGGAAGCAGGGAAAATTACATGGCGTGAAAAAGAATTTGAACCACGTGATTTAGATGATGCGTCACTGATTATTGCCGCGACCAATGATACATCAGTAAATGAGGCTGTTCAAGAAGCTGCTCAGCATTGGCAGCTTATCAATCGTGCGGATGCACAAGCTGAGAGTGATTTTATTACACCAGCAACTGTTCGTCGAGGTCCTTTAGTGCTCACGGTATCAACATCAGGTGCTAGTCCAGCATTAGCAAGAAAAATTAAAGCCGATCTCGAAGAACAATTTGATGAGATATATGATGACTACGTATGCTTTTTACAACAGGCACGATTAATGATTGCAGCAAAATTTGAAAAAGGTCAGCAAAGACGTTCCGCGTTACAGGCATTACTAGAACCAAACTTACTAGAATGGACACGTCGAGGTGAGATTGATAGACGTGAAGCCTACTTACAACAATTACTGATGGGAGAAGCATAA
- a CDS encoding cobalt-precorrin 5A hydrolase codes for MIELQEGVLPEVDQRNPYAVVAITKHGVQIGRRLQHTFAASDLYYMSKFEQGDEADKHIQLFTGTVRLLLPTLFKQYKGLILIISLGAVVRMIAPILKDKKTDPGVVVIDDRGENVISVLSGHLGGANELTHEVAAALGANPIITTASDVQKTIPVDLFGARFGWVWDSADKLTPVSASVVNEEHVAIVQETGERDWWMRDTPMPEQIKIYPSTQAAIKAKPHATLLITDRMIEPEEEVLLENGVIYRPKSIVLGMGCNRGTTLDEIEQVIDETLAELKLSKKSVKALCTIDLKKDEQCFLDITRNYDWEFVTYSPDELNEIDFPSPSETVFKYTGAYGVSEPAAMRYAKVNELILEKKKSGNATISVARLLF; via the coding sequence GTGATTGAATTACAAGAGGGCGTTTTACCGGAGGTTGATCAACGAAATCCTTATGCTGTAGTCGCTATTACAAAGCATGGTGTACAAATTGGACGTCGATTGCAGCATACCTTCGCGGCTAGTGATTTATATTATATGAGTAAATTTGAGCAGGGCGATGAAGCAGACAAGCATATACAATTGTTTACAGGTACTGTGCGCTTGCTATTACCAACTCTTTTTAAGCAATATAAAGGCTTAATTTTAATCATTTCACTAGGCGCAGTTGTACGGATGATTGCCCCAATACTAAAAGATAAAAAAACAGACCCTGGTGTTGTTGTCATTGATGATCGTGGAGAAAATGTGATTAGTGTATTATCTGGACATTTAGGCGGTGCCAATGAGCTGACACATGAAGTAGCTGCTGCACTAGGCGCCAATCCAATAATTACAACAGCTTCCGATGTACAAAAAACGATTCCTGTTGACTTATTTGGTGCTCGTTTTGGTTGGGTATGGGATAGTGCAGATAAATTGACACCTGTTAGCGCATCTGTTGTGAATGAGGAGCATGTTGCTATCGTTCAGGAGACGGGTGAACGTGATTGGTGGATGCGCGATACACCAATGCCAGAACAAATTAAAATTTATCCATCCACACAGGCAGCAATAAAGGCTAAGCCACATGCGACATTGCTAATTACAGATCGCATGATAGAGCCTGAAGAAGAAGTTCTGCTTGAAAATGGTGTGATTTACCGACCAAAATCAATAGTACTAGGTATGGGCTGTAATCGCGGGACAACTCTGGATGAAATTGAGCAAGTTATTGATGAAACGCTGGCTGAGCTAAAGCTTTCGAAAAAAAGTGTGAAGGCATTATGCACAATAGATTTAAAGAAAGATGAGCAATGCTTCTTGGACATTACTAGAAACTATGATTGGGAATTTGTCACCTATTCACCGGATGAATTAAACGAAATAGATTTCCCTTCCCCGTCAGAAACAGTTTTTAAATATACAGGAGCTTATGGAGTCAGTGAACCAGCTGCTATGCGTTATGCTAAGGTAAATGAGCTCATTTTAGAAAAGAAGAAATCAGGCAATGCTACGATCTCTGTTGCTAGATTACTATTTTAA
- a CDS encoding cobyrinate a,c-diamide synthase, which yields MQTNRFVLAGTGSGVGKTTFTIGLMKALQNKGKVVQGFKCGPDYIDPTYHTAVTGRVSRNIDSWMFSHQAVRDIVARASTGADVAIIEGVMGFYDGKSPLSNEGSAADISVITESPVILIVNCASMARSVAAVVKGFQLLSDRPNIVGVIANQVGSVGHYEIAKAAIEQECGIPVIGYLKREEGIDIPRRHLGLVPAIERGELDSFFEKLGSLMAETIDVDQLLNLTKAPVLQEAGQLFAKEPSQNICIAVAKDAAFNFYYEENLALLRAKGATLQFFSPLANEAVPAEADGLYIGGGFPEEFAETLANNVEAKSSIREAIAKGLPTLAECGGFMYLTEAISNNDGNRFDMVGVIPGEVTMQTKLAALGYREIFGTQHNFLIGTDEEAKGHEFHYSTYSGSHNTPAYQTKGRFGKKQEGYQEGNLVAGYTHFHFVSNPKLVDNWLSACKKVKNHD from the coding sequence ATGCAAACAAATCGTTTTGTACTGGCTGGTACGGGCAGTGGCGTAGGTAAAACAACTTTCACTATTGGACTGATGAAGGCTTTACAAAATAAGGGGAAAGTTGTGCAGGGCTTTAAATGCGGTCCTGATTATATAGATCCAACCTACCACACAGCCGTAACAGGAAGAGTATCTCGGAATATTGATAGCTGGATGTTTTCACATCAAGCTGTACGAGATATTGTTGCACGCGCAAGTACGGGTGCAGATGTTGCCATTATTGAAGGTGTTATGGGCTTCTATGATGGTAAAAGCCCTTTATCTAATGAAGGCTCTGCTGCAGACATCAGTGTTATCACAGAAAGTCCTGTCATTTTAATTGTTAATTGTGCAAGTATGGCCCGAAGTGTTGCGGCAGTTGTAAAGGGCTTCCAATTACTATCAGATAGGCCAAATATAGTTGGTGTGATTGCAAATCAGGTTGGCAGTGTTGGTCATTATGAGATTGCGAAAGCTGCGATTGAGCAGGAATGTGGTATCCCTGTTATTGGCTACTTAAAGCGTGAGGAAGGAATTGATATCCCTAGACGCCATTTAGGACTAGTACCTGCGATAGAACGTGGAGAACTGGATTCTTTTTTTGAGAAGCTAGGTTCGTTAATGGCAGAGACAATAGATGTAGATCAATTATTGAACCTAACAAAGGCTCCTGTTCTACAAGAAGCAGGACAGCTATTTGCAAAAGAGCCATCGCAAAACATTTGCATTGCTGTTGCAAAGGATGCGGCATTTAATTTTTATTACGAAGAAAACCTAGCGCTACTACGTGCCAAAGGTGCAACACTACAATTTTTCTCACCGCTTGCCAATGAAGCTGTGCCTGCTGAGGCTGATGGGCTATATATTGGCGGGGGCTTCCCAGAGGAATTTGCGGAAACACTGGCGAACAATGTAGAAGCCAAAAGTTCGATTCGTGAAGCAATTGCCAAAGGTTTACCAACATTAGCAGAGTGTGGGGGCTTTATGTATTTGACAGAGGCTATTTCAAATAATGATGGTAATCGTTTTGATATGGTAGGTGTTATTCCTGGTGAAGTTACCATGCAAACAAAGCTAGCAGCTCTTGGCTACCGTGAAATTTTTGGCACTCAACATAATTTCTTAATAGGTACAGACGAAGAAGCTAAAGGACATGAATTCCACTATTCAACATATAGTGGCTCTCATAATACGCCTGCCTATCAAACAAAAGGTCGTTTTGGGAAAAAGCAAGAGGGCTATCAAGAAGGAAATCTAGTAGCTGGCTATACACATTTTCATTTCGTATCAAACCCAAAGCTTGTTGACAATTGGCTATCAGCTTGTAAGAAGGTGAAAAATCATGACTAA
- a CDS encoding class I SAM-dependent methyltransferase produces the protein MTRKGPLAIDYEALWQEGMKDWHGQMPERMVDDQLEEQFWAQSIKRKKTGQTDPYAAKIFQEIKKNIQPEDSVLEIGPGWGNYTFPLAENVRQLTCVDSSDSILSYLQNCMQDQQHVSYIHAKWESLAENEVAAHDIVIGVNCFYRMYEIKSALYQMNRLAKKRAIIGMTTGPIQPHYEILYKKYGYDIKFPRRDYIEFLNLLYEMDIYANCEIIPLERVYEYESYEQLVTTQSKKILNTTFDRAHVEESLKPFIEEKNGHYYYRHDFHAALVSWEPK, from the coding sequence ATGACAAGAAAAGGACCATTAGCCATTGATTATGAGGCATTATGGCAGGAAGGTATGAAGGATTGGCATGGACAAATGCCTGAAAGAATGGTCGATGATCAGCTGGAAGAGCAATTCTGGGCACAGTCCATTAAACGTAAAAAAACGGGACAGACAGATCCCTATGCTGCAAAGATTTTTCAAGAAATAAAAAAGAATATTCAACCAGAGGACTCTGTATTGGAAATTGGTCCAGGCTGGGGCAATTATACTTTTCCACTAGCAGAAAATGTGAGACAGCTAACATGTGTAGATAGTTCAGATAGCATCCTAAGCTATCTACAAAATTGCATGCAGGATCAGCAACATGTCTCTTATATTCATGCAAAATGGGAAAGCCTTGCTGAGAATGAGGTGGCAGCTCACGATATCGTCATTGGCGTCAATTGTTTCTATCGTATGTATGAAATAAAATCGGCCCTTTACCAGATGAATCGACTTGCTAAAAAGCGTGCGATTATTGGTATGACGACAGGACCAATTCAACCCCATTATGAGATTTTGTACAAAAAGTATGGCTATGATATTAAATTTCCAAGAAGAGACTATATAGAATTTTTGAATTTGCTATATGAAATGGATATTTATGCAAATTGCGAAATTATACCATTAGAACGAGTCTATGAATATGAAAGCTATGAGCAGCTTGTCACGACTCAAAGTAAAAAAATACTAAATACTACATTTGATAGAGCGCATGTTGAGGAGTCGCTCAAGCCCTTTATTGAAGAAAAGAATGGTCATTATTATTATCGCCATGATTTTCATGCGGCCCTTGTATCATGGGAGCCGAAATAA
- the rnz gene encoding ribonuclease Z, which produces MQLHFLGTGAGMPSKERNTSALMVKLLDEIGEMWLFDCGEATQHQILHTSLKPRKVTKIFITHLHGDHIFGLPGFLSSRSFQGGDEPLTIFGPKGLQQWIEQTFSLSKTHLTYAIQFIEVHEGVIYEDAHFKVSAGELQHVVPCFGYRIEQKDLPGELLMEKVQAFGVPKGPLLGQLKGGKDVELDNGTIIHAKDVVSPPKKGFTLTILGDTKYCQESVLLANKADIIIHEATFDGTTSDLAASYGHSTNVEAAKIAQQADVKFLLLNHLSARFMPQDLPMLLAEAQAIFPQTALTSDQEVYTWHNNKLF; this is translated from the coding sequence GTGCAACTACATTTTTTAGGAACAGGCGCAGGAATGCCTTCAAAGGAACGTAATACAAGTGCACTGATGGTAAAACTTTTAGATGAAATAGGAGAAATGTGGCTGTTTGATTGTGGGGAGGCGACCCAGCATCAAATTTTGCATACATCACTAAAACCACGTAAAGTTACGAAAATTTTTATTACACATTTACATGGTGATCATATTTTTGGTTTACCAGGCTTTCTAAGCTCTCGATCATTTCAGGGTGGAGATGAGCCATTAACAATATTCGGTCCAAAGGGTTTACAGCAATGGATTGAGCAAACGTTTTCCTTATCAAAGACTCATTTAACATATGCCATACAGTTTATTGAGGTTCATGAGGGTGTAATTTATGAGGATGCACATTTTAAGGTGAGTGCAGGGGAGCTTCAACATGTTGTTCCATGCTTTGGCTATCGGATTGAGCAAAAAGATTTGCCGGGTGAATTGTTAATGGAAAAAGTGCAGGCTTTTGGCGTTCCTAAAGGTCCTTTACTAGGCCAATTAAAAGGTGGGAAAGATGTAGAGCTTGACAACGGCACAATTATTCATGCGAAAGATGTTGTCTCTCCGCCCAAAAAAGGCTTTACACTGACTATTTTAGGCGATACAAAATACTGTCAGGAGTCAGTGTTATTAGCAAATAAAGCCGATATTATTATTCATGAAGCTACGTTTGATGGCACTACATCTGATTTAGCAGCAAGCTATGGACATTCTACAAACGTTGAGGCAGCTAAAATTGCACAACAAGCAGATGTGAAATTTTTACTATTGAATCATTTGAGTGCACGTTTTATGCCGCAGGATTTACCAATGCTTTTAGCAGAGGCACAGGCGATTTTTCCTCAAACTGCTCTTACATCTGATCAAGAAGTGTATACATGGCATAATAATAAATTATTTTAA
- a CDS encoding cob(I)yrinic acid a,c-diamide adenosyltransferase yields MARKGLFLVYTGEGKGKTTASLGVTLRAVGRGLNVRYMQFIKSPERTYGEQIALSKLGVEMEQMGIGFTWTKTPEEHRTALAKAWKKTKAALQDDTIDLLVLDELNNALAITKFPIDDVLPLAEVIEAIQQRPSTMHLVVTGRSANPALIAMADLVSTIEATKHYYDEGIPAVKGLEF; encoded by the coding sequence ATGGCGAGAAAAGGCTTGTTTTTAGTTTATACAGGGGAAGGGAAGGGCAAAACAACTGCCTCTCTTGGCGTCACACTACGCGCAGTTGGAAGAGGGCTGAATGTACGTTATATGCAATTTATTAAATCACCAGAGCGTACATATGGAGAGCAAATTGCCCTAAGTAAGCTTGGCGTGGAAATGGAGCAGATGGGTATTGGCTTTACTTGGACAAAAACGCCAGAAGAGCATCGTACTGCTTTAGCAAAGGCATGGAAGAAAACAAAAGCTGCCCTGCAGGACGACACGATTGATTTACTTGTATTAGATGAGCTGAACAATGCACTGGCTATCACAAAATTTCCAATTGATGATGTGCTACCCTTAGCAGAAGTTATTGAAGCCATACAACAGCGCCCTTCTACCATGCATTTAGTGGTAACAGGACGCAGTGCAAATCCAGCACTTATTGCCATGGCAGATTTAGTTTCAACAATTGAGGCGACAAAACATTATTATGATGAAGGAATTCCTGCTGTCAAAGGTCTTGAATTTTAA
- the cobM gene encoding precorrin-4 C(11)-methyltransferase codes for MKKIYIVGAGPGDPDLITVKGLHMLQTADVVMYTDSLVNEDLIAKAKPDAEVIRTAGMHLEEMVAVMVDRVNAGKVVARMHTGDPAMYGAIMEQVALLKKEGIGYEVIPGVSSVFASAAAIGAELTIPDLTQTLILTRAEGRTPVPEFEKLRDLASHHCTIALFLSATLTKKIVKELQSAGWADDTPVAVIQRASWPDQKIVRTTLVELDEAMRVNGIRKHAMILAGWALDPTIHDKDQYRSKLYDATFTHGFRKGVKTSD; via the coding sequence ATGAAAAAAATCTATATTGTCGGCGCTGGTCCTGGTGATCCAGATTTAATTACAGTGAAAGGCTTACATATGCTACAAACGGCAGACGTGGTCATGTATACAGATTCTTTAGTCAATGAGGACCTAATTGCAAAAGCAAAGCCAGATGCTGAGGTAATCCGTACAGCAGGTATGCATTTAGAGGAAATGGTAGCAGTTATGGTGGATCGTGTTAACGCAGGGAAGGTAGTAGCTCGTATGCATACAGGAGATCCTGCCATGTACGGAGCTATTATGGAGCAGGTAGCTCTTTTAAAGAAGGAAGGCATTGGCTATGAGGTAATTCCAGGTGTAAGCTCAGTCTTCGCTTCTGCAGCAGCAATTGGTGCAGAATTAACAATTCCAGATTTAACGCAAACACTTATTTTAACACGTGCAGAAGGGCGTACACCTGTACCGGAATTTGAAAAACTACGTGATTTAGCAAGTCATCATTGTACAATTGCGCTATTCCTTAGTGCAACTTTAACGAAAAAAATCGTCAAAGAGCTACAAAGTGCAGGCTGGGCAGATGATACACCAGTAGCTGTTATTCAACGTGCATCTTGGCCAGATCAGAAAATCGTACGTACAACATTAGTTGAATTAGATGAAGCTATGCGTGTAAACGGTATTCGGAAACATGCGATGATTTTAGCTGGCTGGGCTTTAGATCCAACTATTCATGATAAGGATCAATATCGCTCGAAATTATATGATGCAACCTTTACACATGGCTTTAGAAAAGGTGTGAAGACAAGTGATTGA